From Cyanobacteria bacterium GSL.Bin1, the proteins below share one genomic window:
- a CDS encoding NAD(P)H-quinone oxidoreductase subunit H yields the protein MAKIETRTEPMVLNMGPHHPSMHGVLRLIVTLDGEDVVDCEPVIGYLHRGMEKIAENRTNVMYVPYVSRWDYAAGMFNEAITVNAPEQLADIEVPKRAQYIRVIMLELNRIANHLLWLGPFLADVGAQTPFFYIFRERELIYDLWEAASGSRLINNNYFRVGGVAVDLPYGWLDKCIDFCDYFADKIDEYEKLITNNPIFRRRIEGIGVITREEAINWGLSGPMLRGSGVKWDLRKVDHYECYDDFDWDIHWETAGDCLARYLVRVREMRESLKIIRQACANIPGGPYENLEARRMAEGKKSQWNDFDYQYIAKKMAPTFKIPEGEHYVRLESGKGELGIFLVGNDNVFPWRWKIRAPDFNNLQILPHLLKGMKVADIMAILGSIDIIMGSVDR from the coding sequence ATGGCAAAGATCGAAACGAGAACCGAGCCGATGGTGTTAAACATGGGACCACACCATCCCTCAATGCACGGCGTCCTACGCCTCATTGTTACCCTTGATGGGGAAGATGTGGTGGATTGTGAACCCGTCATCGGCTATCTCCATCGCGGCATGGAAAAAATTGCCGAAAATCGCACTAACGTCATGTATGTTCCCTATGTCAGTCGTTGGGACTATGCAGCGGGAATGTTCAACGAAGCGATTACAGTCAACGCACCGGAACAACTTGCAGATATTGAAGTGCCCAAACGCGCTCAATATATCCGTGTGATCATGTTAGAACTGAACCGGATTGCGAACCATTTACTGTGGTTAGGACCCTTCTTAGCAGATGTGGGTGCGCAAACGCCGTTTTTCTATATTTTCCGGGAACGGGAACTGATTTATGACCTGTGGGAAGCAGCCAGTGGTTCCCGCTTAATTAACAACAACTATTTCCGTGTCGGTGGCGTTGCCGTTGATTTACCTTACGGTTGGCTAGATAAATGTATCGATTTCTGTGATTACTTTGCAGATAAAATCGATGAATACGAAAAGCTAATCACCAATAACCCCATTTTCCGTCGTCGCATTGAAGGCATTGGTGTCATCACCCGTGAAGAAGCCATTAATTGGGGCTTATCGGGTCCCATGTTACGGGGTTCTGGGGTGAAATGGGACTTACGCAAAGTTGACCATTACGAATGCTATGACGATTTTGATTGGGATATTCATTGGGAAACTGCCGGTGACTGTCTTGCCCGTTACCTAGTACGGGTGCGGGAGATGCGAGAATCCCTAAAAATCATTCGTCAAGCCTGTGCTAACATTCCCGGTGGTCCTTACGAGAACCTAGAAGCCCGTCGCATGGCAGAAGGGAAAAAATCTCAGTGGAACGACTTTGACTATCAATATATTGCCAAAAAAATGGCTCCCACGTTCAAAATTCCCGAAGGAGAACACTACGTTCGTCTCGAAAGCGGAAAAGGAGAACTGGGGATCTTTTTAGTCGGTAATGATAATGTCTTCCCCTGGCGTTGGAAAATTCGGGCGCCCGACTTTAACAACTTACAAATTCTCCCTCACCTCTTAAAAGGAATGAAAGTTGCTGACATTATGGCAATTTTAGGGAGTATCGACATCATCATGGGATCTGTTGATCGTTGA
- a CDS encoding DUF3352 domain-containing protein has translation MKFRSFLLTLVTFSIIFLAIFGVSLNWLLQESPLVYRDGGVVKAPTAAQFVPKQAPVVASLVVDVERLEAYRQLRAPLRIRSRSRQELDRIKSQFLASRQLDYDQDIKPWLGEEVTLAVTALDFDRDRANGVQPGYLLVTTTDDEELAREFLQAYYSRQAVSPNTDLVFERYKGVNITYRRPLQKNPDPNAGALASAVVGNHVLFANHPKVLREAINNVQVPSLSLEQAIPYQKAQKTITNPRIGQLYLNLPAVAAWIAEQPALPLQDNQPTLTAGFSITPDGLTAQTALLGVGGEENRRPALSQPVNALNYLPTESVLTAAGLDLNQLWNSLNDLAVDDSTATVLQQLASGLQERFGISIPDQIFPWVKGEYAVALLPQDNPKQGDWVFVAEEVAESEAKTVIKQLDEQAKEGGYSVGNLNLGNQKVTAWTVIEPLSQVDFNPKEKPVRLNAEVKGIHSEIDNYQVLGTSLEAIAQAIQKGETSLVNSEGFQRAIAPLPTENDGYFYLDWEKSQPLLEQQFPLIRVIELAGKPLFDHLQVLSLASQGTEDGVRKATLFLQLTSRR, from the coding sequence ATGAAGTTTCGCTCTTTTTTACTGACTTTAGTTACTTTTTCTATTATTTTCCTTGCTATATTCGGGGTTAGTCTGAATTGGTTGTTACAGGAAAGTCCACTGGTGTATCGGGATGGCGGTGTTGTCAAAGCGCCAACCGCTGCCCAATTTGTACCGAAGCAAGCACCCGTTGTCGCTTCTTTGGTGGTGGATGTAGAACGCTTAGAGGCTTATCGTCAACTCCGTGCCCCACTCCGCATTCGATCGCGCTCACGTCAAGAATTAGATCGGATTAAATCCCAATTCCTCGCCAGTCGGCAACTGGATTATGACCAAGATATCAAACCGTGGCTGGGGGAGGAAGTCACCCTTGCGGTAACGGCGCTTGATTTTGATCGCGATCGTGCAAACGGCGTGCAACCGGGCTATCTCCTAGTCACCACTACCGATGATGAAGAACTGGCCCGCGAATTCCTCCAAGCCTATTATTCGCGACAAGCGGTCTCTCCCAATACGGATCTGGTCTTTGAACGCTATAAAGGGGTGAACATTACTTATCGTCGCCCCTTGCAGAAAAATCCTGATCCCAATGCGGGGGCGTTAGCGAGTGCCGTGGTGGGCAATCATGTGCTATTTGCCAACCATCCGAAAGTATTGCGGGAAGCGATTAATAATGTGCAAGTGCCCAGTTTGAGCTTAGAACAAGCCATTCCTTACCAAAAAGCACAGAAAACGATTACCAATCCCCGTATTGGTCAACTTTACTTGAATTTACCTGCAGTTGCGGCTTGGATTGCTGAGCAACCGGCGCTGCCCTTACAAGATAATCAACCGACCCTCACCGCTGGTTTTTCCATCACCCCCGATGGCTTAACGGCGCAAACAGCTTTGTTAGGAGTTGGGGGCGAAGAAAATCGTCGTCCTGCTTTATCCCAGCCGGTTAACGCTTTGAACTATCTCCCAACCGAGAGTGTCCTCACAGCGGCAGGTCTGGACTTAAATCAACTCTGGAACAGCCTCAATGACTTAGCCGTGGATGATTCCACAGCAACAGTATTACAACAACTTGCCTCTGGTTTACAGGAACGATTTGGAATTTCAATCCCGGATCAAATTTTCCCTTGGGTGAAAGGGGAATATGCGGTCGCGTTGTTACCCCAAGATAATCCTAAACAAGGGGATTGGGTTTTTGTAGCCGAAGAAGTTGCGGAAAGTGAAGCTAAAACTGTAATTAAGCAGTTGGATGAACAAGCAAAAGAGGGCGGTTATAGTGTGGGCAATTTAAATCTTGGTAACCAGAAAGTGACGGCTTGGACAGTGATTGAACCCTTATCACAAGTGGACTTTAACCCCAAAGAAAAACCGGTGCGCTTGAATGCGGAAGTGAAAGGAATCCACAGTGAAATTGATAACTATCAGGTTTTAGGAACCTCTCTCGAAGCCATTGCCCAGGCCATTCAGAAAGGAGAAACCTCTCTGGTGAACAGCGAAGGGTTTCAACGCGCGATCGCGCCCTTACCCACCGAAAACGATGGTTACTTCTATCTCGACTGGGAGAAAAGTCAACCGCTTCTCGAACAGCAATTTCCCCTCATCCGTGTCATTGAACTTGCCGGAAAACCGTTGTTTGACCACCTTCAGGTGTTATCCCTTGCTAGCCAAGGAACCGAAGATGGTGTTAGAAAAGCGACTCTGTTCTTACAACTTACCTCTCGACGGTAA
- a CDS encoding rhodanese-related sulfurtransferase, whose protein sequence is MADTPFQQISVEELAITLQTDGGETVQLIDVREPQEVATAAIPGFINLPLSQYEQWAPQIHNCLDAEKETLVICHHGIRSAQMCYWLNQQGFSQVKNIIGGIDAYALAIDSSIPRY, encoded by the coding sequence ATGGCTGATACTCCTTTCCAACAAATCTCCGTTGAAGAACTCGCAATTACGCTACAAACTGATGGTGGCGAAACCGTGCAATTAATCGACGTGAGAGAACCGCAAGAAGTAGCAACCGCAGCAATCCCGGGCTTTATCAATCTTCCCTTAAGCCAATACGAACAATGGGCCCCTCAGATTCACAATTGCCTTGATGCTGAAAAAGAAACCTTGGTGATTTGTCATCACGGTATCCGTTCCGCCCAAATGTGTTACTGGTTGAACCAACAAGGCTTCAGTCAGGTTAAAAACATCATTGGTGGGATTGATGCCTATGCCCTCGCCATTGATTCGTCCATTCCTCGTTATTGA
- the hrcA gene encoding heat-inducible transcriptional repressor HrcA — MRLKERHQNILSATIRHYVATAEPVSSKTLVNEYDFTVSSATVRNAMGWLEKAGLLYQPHTSAGRIPSDSGYRTYVDQIMLPDQALREQLDQLLSNAIKEEVGSLEALLYGVAQLLATLSGYMAIITFPQQQTSYLRHLQLVPLDNQRIMLIIITDSYQTQSGLIEPPPRIAEKLAAGEGIEEELEVLSNFLNQKLQGQPLSELAQLKATELEKEWQQDQTFLQEICQQLIQRCQTRPSSQILVRGISEMLRQPEFSQLQQVQTLLHLLEAEQDRLCSVIFNRVEARSQEGGVTVRIGSENPLEPMQTCSLISANYYQGEFPSGSVGLIGPTRMLYENAIALVEVAADTLSQALTKN; from the coding sequence ATGCGCCTTAAAGAACGTCATCAGAATATTCTGTCTGCAACAATCCGTCATTATGTTGCAACCGCAGAACCGGTGAGTTCTAAAACCTTGGTGAATGAATATGATTTTACAGTGAGTTCCGCGACAGTGCGTAACGCGATGGGATGGTTAGAAAAAGCTGGCTTACTCTATCAACCGCATACCTCTGCCGGACGCATCCCCTCAGACTCTGGATATCGCACCTATGTTGACCAGATCATGTTACCGGATCAAGCCCTACGGGAACAATTGGATCAGTTATTGAGCAATGCGATTAAAGAAGAAGTGGGCAGTTTAGAAGCGCTGCTGTATGGGGTTGCGCAACTGTTAGCGACTCTAAGCGGGTATATGGCGATTATTACCTTTCCGCAGCAACAAACGTCTTATTTACGTCATCTGCAATTGGTTCCCCTCGACAATCAGCGCATTATGCTGATTATTATTACCGACTCCTATCAAACCCAATCAGGATTAATTGAACCACCGCCTCGCATTGCAGAAAAATTAGCAGCTGGGGAAGGGATTGAAGAGGAACTAGAAGTTTTGTCGAATTTCTTGAATCAAAAGCTACAGGGTCAACCTTTATCGGAATTAGCCCAGTTAAAAGCAACGGAATTAGAAAAAGAATGGCAGCAAGATCAGACTTTCTTACAAGAGATTTGCCAACAACTGATTCAACGCTGTCAAACTCGTCCCTCTTCCCAAATTTTAGTGCGGGGGATTTCAGAAATGTTACGGCAACCGGAATTTTCCCAACTGCAACAAGTTCAAACTTTACTGCACTTGCTAGAAGCTGAACAAGATCGCCTCTGTTCAGTCATTTTCAATCGGGTGGAAGCAAGGAGTCAAGAAGGAGGCGTCACTGTCCGTATTGGTTCAGAAAATCCCCTAGAACCGATGCAAACTTGTAGCTTAATCTCAGCCAATTACTATCAAGGAGAATTCCCCAGTGGCAGTGTCGGACTCATTGGTCCGACGCGAATGCTCTACGAAAACGCGATCGCGCTGGTGGAAGTGGCAGCGGACACCCTGTCCCAAGCCCTAACAAAAAATTAA
- a CDS encoding protochlorophyllide reductase, which yields MADNQHSTVVITGASSGVGLYTAKALADTDQWDIVMACRDLEKSEKAAQKVGIPKDRYTIIPLDLAKFDSVREFVNNFRATGKSLDALVCNAAVYMPILKEPKRNPDGYELTVATNHLGHFLLCNLMLEDLKQSGSPDPRLVILGTVTANRKELGGKIPIPAPPDLGDLKGLEEGFKPPIAMINGKKFKPGKAYKDSKLCNVLTMKELHRRYHDATGITFSSLYPGCVAESPLFRNHYSLFQKIFPWFQKNITGGYISEEEAGKRVAAVVKDPEYKQSGAYWSWGNRQKKDGKSFVQEMSPEATDEAKAKRLWDLSAKLVGLE from the coding sequence ATGGCAGATAATCAACATTCCACAGTTGTGATTACTGGGGCTTCATCAGGAGTGGGTTTATACACGGCAAAAGCACTCGCCGATACCGATCAATGGGATATTGTTATGGCGTGTCGCGACTTAGAAAAAAGCGAAAAAGCAGCCCAAAAAGTGGGAATCCCTAAGGATCGCTACACCATTATTCCCCTTGATTTGGCTAAATTTGATAGTGTACGAGAATTTGTCAATAATTTCCGTGCCACTGGTAAATCTCTCGATGCGCTGGTGTGTAACGCAGCCGTTTATATGCCAATCCTCAAAGAACCAAAGCGTAACCCGGATGGCTATGAACTCACCGTTGCCACGAACCATCTCGGACACTTTCTGCTCTGTAACTTAATGCTAGAAGATTTGAAACAATCCGGTTCTCCCGATCCCCGACTGGTGATTCTGGGGACGGTTACCGCTAACCGCAAAGAACTGGGCGGCAAAATTCCCATTCCGGCCCCGCCTGACTTAGGGGATCTCAAAGGATTGGAAGAGGGATTCAAGCCGCCGATTGCGATGATTAATGGCAAAAAATTCAAACCGGGGAAAGCTTATAAAGACAGCAAACTATGTAATGTGCTGACGATGAAGGAACTACACCGACGCTACCATGATGCAACAGGCATCACCTTTAGTTCTCTTTATCCCGGTTGTGTTGCCGAAAGTCCCCTCTTCCGCAATCATTATTCGCTTTTCCAAAAAATCTTCCCCTGGTTCCAAAAGAATATCACTGGCGGTTATATTTCTGAAGAAGAGGCTGGCAAACGGGTGGCTGCTGTCGTCAAAGATCCAGAATATAAACAATCTGGTGCCTATTGGAGTTGGGGCAATCGTCAGAAAAAAGATGGCAAATCTTTTGTCCAAGAAATGTCTCCAGAAGCGACAGATGAAGCCAAAGCAAAACGGCTGTGGGATCTCAGTGCCAAACTGGTGGGACTAGAGTGA